GTAGCGGGCGTAACGGGAGTACGTCAAAACTTTAAAGAGGAGATTCATAGTTACTTAGAAAAAGTAAAATCACACGTCAACTTACCAGTAGTCGCTGGATTCGGCATCTCAACAAAAGAACATGTAGAAGAAATGGTTACAATATGCGACGGCGTTGTCGTTGGAAGTAAGATCATTGAGCTTTTAGAAAATGAAAAGCGAGAAGAAATATGTGAATTAATATATGCAACAAAACAAAAAGAAGAGGCGTAGTCTCTTCTTTTTGTTTTGCGTAATAAATGTTAAAATATACAGAAAATACATATAATTAAAGGGGAGAGAAGGCATGCTAAGACGTAAACTACTATATCTATTTTTAACTGTACCGCTATACGCTTGGCTAATTAGCATGACGAAAATAGAGTTAATGGCTCTATTTTTAGGATATGTATTCATCTTTTCCAACTTAAATCGCATTCAAGAACAGTCTATTTTAGAAATATGTCTATTTTCAATTAGTATAGAATTATTTAGTATCGTTTCGATTGTATTATTAAACGAATTATTTCTACGGATTCATTCATTTACATTAATG
This genomic interval from Bacillus thuringiensis contains the following:
- a CDS encoding DUF4029 domain-containing protein; amino-acid sequence: MLRRKLLYLFLTVPLYAWLISMTKIELMALFLGYVFIFSNLNRIQEQSILEICLFSISIELFSIVSIVLLNELFLRIHSFTLMKFWNIILQAICTYIVFVVLKEIVGKQTVFQDNRKWE